The Sulfitobacter donghicola DSW-25 = KCTC 12864 = JCM 14565 genome has a segment encoding these proteins:
- the gshB gene encoding glutathione synthase, producing MKIAFQMDPIGAVDINADSSFRLAEEAQARGHSLFFYTPDHLAYQEGRITARGHDMTVQRVAGDPAVLGELREVDLGDFDVVWLRQDPPFDMHYITSTHLLDRIADTTLVVNNPFWVRNYPEKLLVLDFPDLTPPTTIARDLETIKEFKAKHGDVILKPLYGNGGAGVFKLTRDDRNLSSLHELFTGFSREPLIVQKFLPDVSKGDKRVILVDGEAVGAINRVPAEGETRSNMHVGGRPEKVGLTERDQEICARIGGLLKEKGQVFVGIDVIGDYLTEINVTSPTGIQELERFDGVNIAEKIWEVIEAKRA from the coding sequence ATGAAAATCGCCTTTCAAATGGACCCCATCGGGGCCGTAGATATCAATGCCGACAGCAGCTTTCGTTTGGCGGAGGAAGCGCAGGCGCGCGGACATTCACTTTTCTTCTACACGCCAGACCATCTTGCCTATCAAGAGGGGCGGATCACTGCACGTGGACATGATATGACTGTTCAGCGGGTTGCGGGTGATCCTGCAGTCTTGGGTGAGCTTCGCGAAGTAGATCTCGGTGATTTTGATGTTGTTTGGCTGCGCCAAGACCCCCCGTTTGATATGCACTACATCACCAGTACGCATTTGTTGGATCGGATTGCGGATACTACACTGGTCGTGAATAATCCATTTTGGGTTCGGAACTACCCTGAGAAACTATTGGTTCTGGATTTTCCTGACCTCACTCCGCCGACAACCATCGCGCGTGATTTGGAGACGATCAAGGAATTCAAGGCCAAGCATGGCGATGTGATTCTAAAACCGCTTTATGGAAATGGCGGGGCTGGTGTTTTCAAGCTCACCCGTGATGACCGCAACCTTAGTTCCTTGCATGAGTTGTTCACAGGCTTCTCACGAGAGCCGCTCATTGTACAAAAATTCCTGCCAGACGTTTCCAAGGGCGACAAACGTGTCATTCTTGTTGATGGCGAAGCTGTTGGTGCAATTAACCGTGTGCCAGCCGAGGGGGAGACCCGATCAAATATGCATGTAGGCGGGCGCCCTGAAAAAGTGGGTCTAACAGAGCGCGATCAAGAGATTTGTGCGCGGATCGGTGGCCTGTTGAAAGAAAAAGGTCAGGTCTTTGTGGGGATTGACGTGATTGGCGATTACCTCACCGAAATCAACGTGACATCGCCCACAGGCATTCAGGAACTTGAACGTTTTGATGGTGTGAACATCGCCGAAAAAATCTGGGAAGTGATCGAGGCCAAACGCGCATGA
- a CDS encoding YraN family protein: MQGSKRKNHQGAVAYHAGLAAEQSVAQDYQRRGHAIVGHRWRGKGGEIDLIAKDGDGLIFVEVKKSKSFEQAALRISLAQMKRIYRSAAEYLGRQPLGALTESRFDVALVNSHGETQIIENAFGHG; encoded by the coding sequence ATGCAAGGCTCGAAAAGGAAAAATCACCAAGGTGCTGTTGCATATCATGCTGGTTTGGCCGCGGAGCAGAGTGTCGCGCAGGACTATCAACGCCGAGGGCATGCGATTGTGGGTCACAGGTGGCGCGGAAAAGGTGGCGAAATTGACCTGATCGCTAAAGATGGCGATGGCCTGATTTTTGTTGAGGTGAAAAAGAGCAAAAGTTTTGAACAAGCGGCTTTGCGTATCTCTTTGGCCCAAATGAAACGGATCTATCGGTCAGCTGCTGAATATTTAGGGCGACAGCCCTTGGGGGCCCTTACGGAATCCCGATTTGATGTCGCTCTTGTTAATTCACACGGTGAGACACAAATTATTGAAAATGCCTTTGGCCATGGCTAG
- the rsmI gene encoding 16S rRNA (cytidine(1402)-2'-O)-methyltransferase, protein MNIHKQNLAPGIIFVGVPIGTARDITLRALDVLASADLLAAEDTRSLLKLMDIHGIALNGRKITALHDHSGDGAVKRLIDAVKDGKSVAYASEAGMPLIADPGFELSRAAALEGVAVTCAPGPSAVLTALALGGLPTDSFHFAGFLPNAKAARLTALESLRDVRATLVFYESPKRLGAMLADAKKALGGDRPAAVCRELTKKFEEIRRGSLTELAELYASKPPKGEVVVLIDRGELETVNSDDLETSLLTALDSHSMRDAVDLVAKAHALPRRQVYQAALGLNKEKG, encoded by the coding sequence TTGAATATCCATAAGCAGAACTTAGCACCCGGTATAATTTTTGTAGGTGTCCCAATAGGCACAGCCCGTGACATCACCCTTAGGGCATTAGACGTGTTGGCTAGTGCAGATTTATTGGCTGCCGAGGATACGCGCAGTCTTCTCAAGCTGATGGATATTCACGGGATCGCTCTGAACGGGCGCAAAATTACAGCACTGCACGATCACTCGGGTGATGGGGCGGTGAAGCGTCTAATTGACGCAGTAAAGGACGGTAAATCAGTTGCTTACGCTTCCGAAGCGGGGATGCCGTTGATCGCCGATCCAGGGTTTGAATTGTCGCGTGCCGCTGCTTTGGAAGGGGTGGCTGTGACCTGCGCACCTGGCCCTTCAGCGGTTTTGACAGCGCTTGCGCTCGGCGGGTTGCCGACCGATTCTTTTCATTTTGCTGGTTTTTTACCCAATGCTAAAGCTGCTCGCCTAACGGCGTTGGAAAGCCTTAGAGATGTCCGTGCGACACTGGTTTTTTACGAATCGCCAAAACGGTTGGGTGCGATGCTGGCTGACGCCAAGAAAGCCTTGGGGGGAGACCGTCCAGCAGCCGTGTGCCGTGAACTAACCAAAAAATTCGAAGAAATCCGGCGAGGGTCTTTGACGGAACTTGCCGAATTATACGCCTCAAAACCTCCAAAAGGTGAAGTCGTCGTCCTTATTGATCGTGGCGAGTTAGAAACTGTTAACTCTGATGATTTAGAAACCTCGCTATTAACAGCATTGGACAGCCATTCGATGCGTGATGCTGTTGATCTGGTTGCAAAAGCGCACGCGCTACCGCGTCGCCAAGTCTATCAAGCTGCTCTAGGGTTGAACAAAGAAAAAGGTTGA